ttctactCACACAGTTTAAGTACTTAACCAATTTATATtacattagtttttgaaaaactatACAAAAACTTCTCTTTGGTTGACTAAGCACCGGTGATGGAATGTCAATATTAGCCTATTTGATTCTCTTTATCTaaactagttttttaatttattttttttttcagcaaaactagttttaattcattcaattaatAACTACTgtttctaattaattgaaaaccACTCGATCATAATCACAAATTTCCGATTcttcgaatatttaacaaaagaatttccaTTTACATTTCTCAAAATAAGTGATTATCACTAATGGTTCTCAAATTGTAAACACAAAATTTCACCTTTTAATCccacatttttcagaatttgctAACAAAAATTGCAAGATAAATCTATAAATAACCTGCTGAATTATGCGAAAAACGGTATAAACCAATTCTTCgggaaattaaaactttaaagaattttaaagttaaatttgcattatTAATTTCCGGCTCGATTTagggaaaccattttttttcatttgattaataCTGACTAaaggcgaaaaattaattttcccaaattctcgacaattttattatatcCTAACGGAATTTAAATGTCATTTACTCGTTTGGTTGGTCCGATATTCTACTATCAAAAAAAAGGGGGGAGGGGGATAGAATATACATTCCAGAATAAATCTGGGACGATTTAAAGGCACAAATATGAgatagttttttcaaaagttaaacttAATGACGAGTTGCGAGACTAGTATAAAATCGTGAATTCTGGGACAAGATTATTCGTTTCCCGCCTCTGTTTCGAATTTTGCGAGTTTTGCTTTTAATTCCGTAACCTGGGCTTGTGATTCGTCCAATTCCTTTCTCAGGGCGTCCGTATTTGAAGAGCTTTCCGTTATTCCCCCGAGGTGTTTGCGGACGTAtctatttttcttattaaggatttcTATAAGAGTTGTACTTATTTACACAATAATGCatgaattaatttcattaagggcatgtgacacagctaaatacctatattaccgacctcactttttcagttcactgaatgttt
This Belonocnema kinseyi isolate 2016_QV_RU_SX_M_011 chromosome 3, B_treatae_v1, whole genome shotgun sequence DNA region includes the following protein-coding sequences:
- the LOC117169268 gene encoding c-Myc-binding protein — protein: MSNYKPIDAKREEFRKYLEHAGVMDALTKVLVSLYEETEKPEDALEYVRKHLGGITESSSNTDALRKELDESQAQVTELKAKLAKFETEAGNE